The Candidatus Cloacimonadaceae bacterium genome has a window encoding:
- a CDS encoding SUMF1/EgtB/PvdO family nonheme iron enzyme — protein MKSYLLSLALLLLLAFISSCSKPTAPEVVATPTFSPAGGIYYYPAADVVISSTIGATIVYTTDGSTPASNSPIYSTPIHITETTTIKAQAYKEGWKNSPIASATYTIGVTSGQMIYVPGGTFTMGRTTGSGESDELPTHSVTLSSFYIGKYEVTQAEYFAITGPTPASGYGVGDNYPGNYVSWYAILRYCNLRSMAEGLTPVYTISGSTNPANWGAIPSYDNATWDAAICNWNVNGYRLPTEAEWEYAARGATNNPDYLYSGSDDINAVAWYNGNNLPYGGKPVGTKAPNALGIYDMSGNVWEWCWDWYGSYSSSSQSNPTGPVSGSYRVSRGGSWYDYANYCRVASRNYDGPDGSYIHIGFRVCRVSP, from the coding sequence ATGAAAAGCTATTTGTTGTCATTAGCCTTATTACTACTGCTCGCATTTATAAGCTCATGCAGTAAACCTACCGCTCCGGAGGTAGTTGCCACACCTACTTTCAGTCCGGCGGGAGGAATCTACTACTATCCTGCGGCGGATGTGGTTATATCCTCTACTATTGGAGCAACGATAGTATATACAACTGATGGAAGTACCCCAGCATCAAATTCACCAATTTACTCAACCCCGATTCATATAACAGAAACAACAACTATAAAAGCGCAGGCATATAAAGAAGGCTGGAAGAATAGCCCAATCGCGAGTGCAACTTACACGATTGGTGTCACATCCGGTCAGATGATCTATGTCCCTGGCGGCACCTTCACGATGGGCAGAACCACCGGAAGCGGCGAGTCTGACGAGTTGCCTACCCATAGCGTGACTCTGAGCTCCTTTTACATTGGCAAGTATGAGGTCACGCAAGCAGAATATTTCGCTATCACGGGTCCCACTCCAGCTTCAGGATATGGTGTGGGGGATAACTATCCTGGGAATTATGTATCTTGGTATGCTATCCTGAGATATTGCAATCTACGAAGTATGGCTGAGGGGCTGACGCCGGTTTACACAATCAGCGGTTCCACCAATCCGGCAAACTGGGGAGCGATTCCCAGTTATGACAATGCTACCTGGGATGCGGCAATATGCAATTGGAACGTCAATGGCTACCGCTTGCCCACTGAAGCGGAGTGGGAGTATGCTGCCAGGGGCGCAACCAACAACCCCGATTATCTGTATAGTGGCTCGGATGATATCAATGCCGTGGCTTGGTATAATGGCAACAATTTACCCTATGGCGGCAAACCCGTTGGCACCAAAGCTCCCAATGCTTTGGGAATATACGACATGAGTGGTAATGTGTGGGAATGGTGTTGGGACTGGTATGGCAGCTACAGTTCGAGTTCCCAGTCCAATCCAACTGGACCTGTGAGCGGGTCCTATCGTGTGTCTCGGGGCGGTAGCTGGTACGACTATGCCAACTACTGCCGGGTTGCGAGTCGGAACTACGACGGCCCGGACGGCAGCTACATCCACATCGGTTTCCGCGTCTGCAGGGTTTCCCCTTGA
- a CDS encoding transposase, with translation MAELIDQHWSHGPHYQFSDSIIFLTWRLAFTLPKHLIALFEELKAETITDNNMQDLESQKNRNAYLFQRFQEYDLALAKFQNPGFSLNEPVLAKIVTEAFHHLDGKKYELHAYCVMSNHVHILIKALTDEAGKYYYVSNIVQSLKRYTANHINIALGKKGQIWDDFYFDRIIRNMSNYENVVNYILSNPFSAGLVEDMDKWRDSFFNPGYLMG, from the coding sequence ATGGCAGAACTAATCGATCAGCACTGGAGCCATGGACCTCACTACCAGTTTAGTGATTCCATCATCTTTCTAACCTGGCGTCTGGCATTCACCTTGCCAAAACACCTCATTGCTCTTTTTGAGGAGCTGAAGGCAGAAACTATAACAGATAATAATATGCAAGACCTTGAATCCCAAAAAAACCGCAATGCTTATTTGTTCCAGCGATTTCAGGAGTATGATCTTGCACTTGCCAAGTTTCAAAATCCGGGATTTTCTTTGAATGAACCTGTACTTGCCAAGATAGTTACTGAGGCATTTCATCATCTGGATGGCAAGAAATATGAGCTTCACGCCTATTGTGTAATGTCCAACCATGTTCATATATTAATAAAAGCTTTGACAGATGAGGCTGGTAAATACTACTATGTAAGCAATATTGTCCAATCGCTGAAACGCTATACTGCCAATCATATAAACATCGCATTGGGTAAGAAAGGGCAGATTTGGGATGATTTCTATTTTGACAGGATTATCCGGAATATGAGCAATTACGAGAATGTGGTAAACTATATACTCTCCAATCCTTTCTCTGCAGGATTGGTCGAGGATATGGACAAGTGGCGGGATAGTTTTTTTAATCCAGGGTATTTGATGGGGTGA